Proteins encoded in a region of the Thermoplasmata archaeon genome:
- a CDS encoding sel1 repeat family protein produces MVSQPFLSARSLMDRHSKEYDLSKAALEAQNSASDDSDAKYLFSLFQYLGEGGIQKDQSAAKKGFSEAAERGSVEAGIVSKEFERNSDEVMDELIHKRFLGEQRDTVASAELFAMYDKGNDKVRKNHAEAVRFYLACAEEGDVDAQAKIGFMYLMGKGIPKDKDLALKWLSKAADSGDGTAMYRIGQMYEQGLCNTDPDEKLAFKWYEKAADAGNKDAQFALGCLCMVPKKFHTDVKRAARLFEKSAEQGHSEAQYQIGMCYAYGQGVNRDPEKAVKWLEKSCENGYQQGMVDFANMCFEGQVIPKDLKKAAHWFTEAANRCNGYAQYALACMYGNGYYYEQSDEMALKWFKEAAEMGEVNSQYCLGCFYYEGRGTERNLEEAALWYTQAAEQGHPSAKAFLGMFKVTGSGVKQDVEEGLNLLQESADDGYYEAQFYLGKLYYEGKYVKKNDIRAKKYLNMAAKQGDPDAAALLNVMKSKR; encoded by the coding sequence ATGGTATCGCAACCTTTCTTATCGGCACGCAGTCTGATGGATCGTCATTCGAAAGAATATGATCTTTCAAAAGCGGCTTTGGAAGCCCAGAATTCAGCATCAGACGATTCTGATGCGAAGTATCTATTTTCTCTTTTCCAGTATCTCGGAGAGGGAGGGATCCAGAAGGACCAGTCTGCTGCAAAGAAAGGATTCTCGGAAGCCGCAGAGAGAGGTTCTGTGGAGGCAGGCATCGTGTCCAAAGAGTTCGAGAGGAACTCGGATGAGGTAATGGATGAGCTGATTCACAAGAGGTTCCTGGGTGAGCAAAGAGATACTGTTGCCAGCGCAGAATTATTTGCCATGTATGATAAAGGCAACGACAAGGTGAGAAAGAATCATGCCGAGGCTGTAAGATTCTATCTGGCCTGTGCCGAGGAAGGAGATGTCGATGCCCAGGCCAAGATCGGTTTCATGTATCTGATGGGAAAGGGAATACCCAAGGACAAGGACCTTGCTCTCAAATGGCTGTCCAAAGCGGCCGATAGCGGGGACGGCACTGCAATGTACCGTATCGGTCAGATGTATGAACAGGGGTTGTGCAACACAGATCCTGACGAGAAGCTTGCATTCAAATGGTATGAAAAGGCCGCAGATGCGGGCAACAAGGATGCGCAGTTCGCTCTGGGCTGTCTGTGCATGGTCCCCAAGAAGTTCCATACCGATGTCAAAAGAGCCGCTCGTCTTTTCGAGAAGTCAGCCGAGCAAGGTCATTCCGAGGCTCAATACCAGATCGGTATGTGCTATGCGTATGGGCAGGGAGTCAACAGGGATCCTGAAAAAGCCGTGAAATGGCTGGAGAAGAGCTGTGAGAACGGTTATCAGCAGGGAATGGTCGATTTCGCGAACATGTGCTTCGAAGGACAGGTTATTCCTAAAGATCTCAAAAAAGCGGCGCATTGGTTCACAGAGGCTGCAAACAGATGCAATGGATATGCCCAGTATGCTCTGGCCTGTATGTATGGCAACGGCTACTATTACGAACAGAGCGATGAGATGGCTTTGAAATGGTTCAAGGAAGCCGCTGAGATGGGTGAAGTCAATTCCCAATACTGTCTGGGTTGCTTCTATTATGAAGGAAGGGGAACGGAAAGGAACCTGGAAGAGGCGGCCCTGTGGTACACCCAGGCGGCTGAACAGGGACACCCTTCTGCAAAGGCCTTCCTCGGAATGTTCAAGGTCACCGGTTCGGGTGTAAAGCAGGATGTGGAAGAGGGATTGAACCTGTTGCAGGAATCTGCTGATGACGGTTACTACGAGGCTCAGTTCTATCTCGGAAAGCTCTATTATGAGGGCAAGTACGTCAAGAAGAACGACATCCGTGCGAAGAAGTATCTGAACATGGCTGCGAAGCAGGGCGATCCCGACGCCGCAGCGCTTCTAAATGTGATGAAATCCAAGAGGTGA
- a CDS encoding sel1 repeat family protein, translating into MGFQDVLKAAQDGDPDAQVAMGYLFFKGDGVVQDRREAARWFGLAADQNNAEAICNLGHMRAHGLGMRADLDKAMELYHKAADLGDARAMFNLGFMYSDVEGIPQDWEKAYYWYSKAADEGNIIALYRMAVMNEEGRGIPVDYPKAISFYTRCFEADFPKAGYRLGLMYLEGRGVDKDLNKASKYMIKAAEMGSEDAMCELGKMHITGQGMTHSLSNAKKWLVKAANRGSEEAAVLLEKINNGELK; encoded by the coding sequence ATGGGATTCCAGGATGTCCTCAAGGCTGCCCAGGACGGCGATCCGGATGCACAGGTCGCAATGGGTTATCTGTTCTTTAAAGGGGACGGGGTCGTCCAGGACAGGAGAGAGGCCGCAAGATGGTTCGGTCTGGCTGCTGACCAGAACAATGCTGAGGCCATCTGCAACCTCGGACATATGCGCGCCCATGGGCTCGGAATGAGAGCAGATCTTGACAAAGCGATGGAACTCTATCACAAGGCCGCGGATCTCGGCGATGCCAGAGCGATGTTCAATCTTGGTTTCATGTACTCTGATGTGGAAGGCATACCTCAGGATTGGGAGAAAGCCTACTATTGGTATTCCAAGGCTGCAGACGAAGGCAACATAATCGCCCTCTATCGCATGGCCGTCATGAACGAGGAGGGTCGCGGGATTCCCGTGGACTATCCGAAAGCGATCTCGTTCTACACCAGATGCTTCGAGGCAGATTTTCCTAAAGCAGGTTATCGTCTCGGGTTAATGTATCTGGAAGGGAGAGGTGTCGATAAAGATCTCAACAAGGCTTCCAAATACATGATCAAGGCTGCAGAAATGGGCTCCGAGGATGCCATGTGTGAGCTCGGAAAAATGCACATTACTGGTCAAGGGATGACACATAGTTTATCTAATGCAAAGAAATGGTTAGTCAAGGCAGCCAATCGCGGTTCTGAAGAGGCCGCAGTTTTGCTTGAAAAGATAAACAACGGTGAATTGAAGTGA
- a CDS encoding phenylacetate--CoA ligase: MNEYQKEMIFRELSTLKSHSAFYAKKYKDIDIEKIKTQEDFETLPFTDKGDLREAYPLGLAAVPEKDIVRIHSSSGTTGTPVVIPYTKKDVEDWAIIFERCYVMAGITDKDRIHITPGYGLWTAGIGFQAGCERLGAMAIPMGPGNTEKQLRMMEDLKSTVLCATSSYALLLAEEIKKRGIRDRLCLKKGIIGSERWGEKMRNSIANELGVDFYDIYGLTEIYGPGIGISCDYRNGIHMWDDYIYFEIIDPKTGKNLPDGEFGELVITTLRKEGAPLIRYRTHDLTRIIPGECPCGSRFPRIDIIVGRTDDMIKVKGVNMFPAQFEEVLATMKDATSEYQIMIDHLEGKDMITLYFETPATGTDRENAEKELVEKVKSKIGVTVIPKAVDMGYLPRSEKKTNRIFDNRY; the protein is encoded by the coding sequence ATGAACGAGTATCAGAAAGAGATGATCTTCAGAGAGCTTTCCACTCTCAAATCTCACAGCGCATTCTATGCGAAGAAGTACAAGGACATCGATATCGAGAAGATCAAAACCCAAGAGGACTTCGAGACCCTCCCTTTCACTGACAAGGGGGATCTCCGCGAAGCATACCCTCTCGGACTTGCGGCAGTTCCTGAGAAAGATATCGTAAGGATCCATTCGTCGTCAGGGACCACAGGGACGCCAGTGGTGATCCCTTACACCAAGAAGGATGTAGAGGATTGGGCAATCATCTTTGAACGTTGTTATGTAATGGCCGGAATCACGGACAAGGATCGTATCCACATTACCCCCGGATACGGTCTGTGGACTGCTGGAATCGGATTCCAGGCAGGATGCGAGAGGCTCGGGGCCATGGCAATCCCCATGGGGCCTGGTAATACAGAGAAGCAGCTCCGCATGATGGAGGATCTCAAATCCACCGTACTCTGCGCCACATCGTCATATGCACTCCTGCTTGCAGAGGAGATCAAGAAGCGCGGCATCAGGGACAGGCTCTGTCTGAAGAAAGGTATCATCGGTTCCGAACGCTGGGGAGAGAAGATGCGTAACAGCATCGCTAACGAGCTGGGAGTGGATTTCTACGATATCTATGGGCTTACCGAAATATACGGCCCCGGCATCGGTATCAGCTGTGATTACCGCAACGGGATCCACATGTGGGACGATTATATCTATTTCGAGATAATCGATCCGAAGACCGGTAAGAACCTTCCCGATGGAGAGTTCGGAGAATTGGTCATCACAACACTCAGGAAAGAGGGTGCGCCGCTAATAAGGTACAGGACACATGATCTGACCAGGATCATACCAGGCGAGTGTCCGTGTGGTTCAAGGTTCCCGAGGATAGACATCATAGTCGGCCGTACAGATGACATGATCAAGGTCAAAGGTGTCAATATGTTCCCCGCTCAGTTCGAGGAAGTTCTGGCTACGATGAAGGATGCTACCAGTGAGTATCAGATCATGATCGATCATCTCGAGGGTAAGGACATGATCACACTCTACTTCGAGACCCCCGCAACGGGAACTGACAGGGAGAACGCCGAAAAGGAACTGGTTGAGAAGGTCAAATCGAAGATAGGCGTAACAGTCATCCCCAAGGCGGTTGACATGGGGTATCTGCCGAGAAGCGAGAAGAAGACCAATCGCATATTCGATAACCGTTACTGA
- a CDS encoding replication factor C small subunit, whose amino-acid sequence MNEIWTEKYRPKTLDDVVGQKHVTERLKAYVSSRNMPHLLFTGPAGTGKTTCSLALAKSMFGDEWKGNFIELNASDERGIDVVRGKIKEFARTAPLGGAEFKIIFMDEADALTSDAQAALRRTMEKFSGICRFILSCNYSSKIIDPIQSRCAVFRFKPLTSDDVKEFLQNIVDKENVEIDEDAMNGLIHVARGDMRRAVNSLQVAASLGKKIDLDVIYQTTGMANPQAVKNMIETALDGNFIKARDMLDDIMITFGLSGQDIIRQIHSTFFDLSITDSEKVRFMDKTGEIEFRIVEGSNERIQLEALLAYLVMLGGKSR is encoded by the coding sequence ATGAACGAGATTTGGACTGAGAAGTACAGGCCCAAGACCCTTGACGACGTAGTCGGTCAGAAGCACGTGACAGAGAGGCTCAAGGCCTATGTTTCATCCAGAAACATGCCGCATCTACTCTTCACAGGACCTGCCGGAACCGGTAAGACCACCTGTTCTCTGGCCTTGGCCAAATCAATGTTCGGCGACGAATGGAAAGGGAACTTCATTGAGCTCAATGCCTCGGACGAAAGAGGAATCGATGTCGTCCGCGGAAAGATCAAGGAATTCGCCAGGACAGCACCTCTCGGAGGAGCGGAATTCAAGATCATCTTCATGGACGAGGCCGATGCGCTCACATCCGATGCTCAGGCCGCCCTCAGGAGGACGATGGAGAAGTTCTCGGGAATCTGCCGTTTCATCCTTTCATGCAACTATTCATCGAAGATAATCGATCCCATCCAGTCCAGATGTGCTGTTTTCAGGTTCAAGCCCCTTACATCAGATGATGTGAAGGAATTCCTTCAGAACATCGTGGACAAGGAGAATGTCGAAATCGATGAGGATGCGATGAACGGACTCATCCATGTCGCCAGAGGCGATATGAGGCGTGCGGTCAACTCGCTCCAGGTCGCGGCCTCCCTCGGAAAGAAGATCGACCTCGATGTCATTTATCAGACCACAGGAATGGCGAACCCGCAGGCGGTCAAGAACATGATCGAGACGGCATTGGACGGGAACTTCATCAAAGCCCGCGATATGCTGGATGACATCATGATCACATTCGGGCTTTCCGGTCAGGATATCATCAGACAGATACACTCCACCTTCTTCGACCTCAGCATAACGGATTCGGAAAAGGTCAGATTCATGGACAAGACCGGGGAGATCGAGTTCCGTATCGTAGAAGGCAGCAACGAGAGGATCCAGCTCGAAGCTCTGCTGGCCTATCTGGTCATGCTTGGCGGAAAATCGAGATGA
- a CDS encoding AAA family ATPase gives MFEKSSSIIKDPSKFDYDYVPKNLVNREGQMHDMEVLFRPLVEYNRACNAFLMGPVGTGKTVTAKRFCQDMKDYCSDKGMALDIIYVNCRNNNSESGVIFNLIRYFDKGYPERGFSVENMARTLKNHLVKNKKPIVVILDEVDVLLKKSTVDILYQITRLSDDANKPAPVSLILISQQSIYGMMDEASASTFKRTTMVRFDRYSWDELRQIAKERAEEALLPGRVSEDVLDQIADSSEEFGDARMAIEILERAANLAEEDSAGEVTVENIRAAKAGIYSVVSESKIETLDLNKKLTLLAIARAMKQNVMITISAAEKTYAIVCEEYEVPARKHTQFWGYVQDLEKVGLVKTRVSSSGKGGRTTTVSLPDIPSKVLAVKVADMLDSELSGREDDDEM, from the coding sequence ATGTTCGAGAAATCTTCTAGTATCATCAAGGATCCCTCCAAGTTCGATTATGACTATGTTCCTAAGAACTTGGTCAACAGAGAGGGACAGATGCATGATATGGAGGTCCTTTTCCGTCCTCTGGTAGAGTACAACCGCGCATGCAACGCATTCCTGATGGGTCCGGTCGGTACGGGTAAGACCGTCACGGCCAAAAGGTTCTGCCAGGATATGAAGGACTATTGTTCGGACAAGGGCATGGCGTTGGACATAATCTATGTGAACTGTAGAAACAACAATTCTGAATCGGGCGTAATATTCAATCTCATAAGATATTTCGACAAGGGGTATCCGGAGAGAGGGTTCTCAGTCGAGAACATGGCCCGCACGCTGAAGAATCATCTTGTGAAGAACAAGAAACCGATTGTCGTCATCCTGGACGAAGTGGATGTTCTGCTGAAGAAGTCCACCGTAGACATCCTCTATCAGATAACAAGGCTTTCCGACGATGCCAACAAGCCTGCTCCGGTCTCACTCATACTGATCTCGCAGCAGTCGATCTATGGTATGATGGACGAGGCATCGGCATCGACCTTCAAACGTACCACTATGGTCCGTTTCGACAGATATAGCTGGGATGAGCTGAGGCAGATTGCGAAAGAAAGGGCTGAGGAGGCACTTCTTCCGGGCAGGGTCAGCGAAGATGTCCTGGACCAGATCGCAGACAGTTCCGAAGAGTTTGGTGATGCGAGGATGGCTATAGAGATTCTCGAGAGGGCGGCCAATCTCGCGGAAGAGGATTCTGCCGGAGAGGTCACTGTGGAGAACATACGTGCCGCCAAGGCAGGCATATACAGCGTGGTTTCGGAATCCAAGATAGAGACTCTGGACCTGAACAAGAAACTGACATTGCTGGCCATCGCCCGTGCGATGAAACAGAATGTGATGATCACGATATCTGCTGCGGAGAAGACTTATGCCATCGTATGCGAGGAATACGAGGTGCCTGCACGCAAACATACGCAGTTCTGGGGATACGTTCAGGATCTGGAAAAGGTCGGTCTTGTGAAGACACGTGTTTCATCCTCCGGAAAAGGCGGGAGGACCACTACCGTGTCGTTACCTGACATCCCGTCCAAGGTGCTTGCGGTGAAAGTGGCCGATATGCTCGACTCCGAGCTGTCCGGAAGAGAGGATGACGATGAAATGTGA
- a CDS encoding TIGR00269 family protein, with protein sequence MKCDQCNSEAVTFIRYNGMHLCADDFSRFVEKRVKREIRKQIKVYPGDQIAVAVSGGKDSMVALKLVSDVFGPRNRIGVHAITIDEGIDGYRPPSVDIVRRFCEEKGIQFHLRSFSELGVTMDEIAPLSRDSSPCTYCGVFRRRLMNDEARNIGAKFLATGHNLDDMAQSIMMNFVRGDVERLARLGPHERVQPGLIPRFLPLRLIPEKESLLYAMVNGIEFWDGECPYWQEALRNQYRSIVDELEDRSPGSRHSIVSSYDTLRPMLYKEYTTSNLHLCKCGEPTVGKRCKSCDLLNDARKKLGKS encoded by the coding sequence ATGAAATGTGACCAATGCAATTCGGAAGCGGTCACATTCATCCGCTACAACGGGATGCATCTTTGTGCAGATGATTTCTCCAGGTTCGTAGAGAAGAGGGTCAAGAGGGAGATAAGGAAACAGATCAAGGTCTATCCTGGAGACCAGATAGCCGTAGCGGTGTCCGGAGGGAAGGACAGTATGGTCGCTCTCAAACTCGTGAGCGATGTTTTCGGCCCTAGGAACAGGATCGGCGTACATGCGATAACGATCGATGAAGGGATCGACGGATATCGCCCTCCCAGTGTGGACATCGTAAGGAGATTCTGCGAGGAGAAAGGGATCCAATTCCATCTGCGTTCATTTTCAGAATTGGGGGTGACGATGGATGAGATCGCTCCTCTGTCAAGGGATAGCAGCCCCTGTACCTATTGCGGCGTGTTCCGCAGGAGACTCATGAACGATGAGGCCAGGAACATCGGTGCCAAGTTCCTGGCTACCGGTCATAATCTGGATGACATGGCCCAATCCATCATGATGAACTTCGTCAGAGGGGATGTCGAGAGGCTGGCGAGATTAGGCCCTCATGAGAGGGTACAGCCGGGATTGATCCCGAGATTCCTTCCTTTGAGGCTGATCCCGGAGAAGGAGAGCCTCCTCTATGCGATGGTAAACGGTATAGAGTTCTGGGACGGGGAGTGCCCGTATTGGCAGGAGGCATTGAGGAATCAGTACAGATCCATTGTGGATGAACTGGAGGACAGGTCTCCGGGTTCGAGGCACAGTATAGTCTCCTCATACGATACTCTCAGGCCCATGCTGTACAAAGAATACACGACATCCAATCTGCATCTGTGCAAATGCGGCGAGCCCACCGTGGGCAAGAGATGCAAATCCTGCGATCTTCTGAACGACGCAAGGAAGAAACTGGGGAAATCCTGA
- a CDS encoding cysteine--tRNA ligase → MSLMIHNTLTNSKEEFRTIEPGKVKMYVCGVTVYDDIHMGHARCMIVFDTVVRYLRYLGYQVTHVTNFTDVDDKIINRAAAEGIEPLELSARYIDKYFEDASKLGINKADIYPKASECIDDIIRMVQKIIDNGFGYVTSDGSVYFSIDKVQNYGRLVKSKLEDMSSSGRVQMDDEKKNPMDFAVWKAAKPGECSWDSPWGKGRPGWHIECSAMIDRYLGEQIDIHGGGNDLIFPHHENEILQTEAVTGKPLANYWMHNGMLQVKGHGMTKEEKMSKSLGNFFTVKDVAAKYDPQTIRFYFLNTHYMSPLLYGEDMLEEAKAANSRIINNYKDLKSYVKNAPEGDADANDCCDTIEQYRQAFRDAMDDDFNTRQAIEVIFQMVRATNKAMNEKTLCKKAAQKHIDLLDEFNGILNIIPAQDGADDGTLDDVMNILIDLRAELRKNKMYYLADMIRDRLKEAGVVLEDSKDGAKWKKI, encoded by the coding sequence ATGTCGCTGATGATCCATAACACCCTGACGAACTCCAAGGAGGAGTTCAGGACAATCGAACCCGGAAAAGTGAAGATGTATGTATGCGGAGTCACCGTCTACGACGACATCCACATGGGACATGCCAGATGTATGATCGTATTCGATACGGTCGTACGCTACCTAAGGTACTTGGGGTATCAGGTCACCCACGTCACGAACTTCACCGATGTGGACGATAAGATCATCAACAGGGCAGCCGCTGAAGGCATCGAACCCCTGGAGCTCTCTGCGAGGTATATCGACAAATACTTCGAGGACGCGTCCAAACTAGGAATCAACAAAGCGGATATCTACCCCAAGGCCAGCGAATGCATCGACGACATTATCAGGATGGTCCAGAAGATCATCGACAACGGTTTCGGATACGTCACCAGCGACGGAAGCGTATACTTCTCCATCGACAAGGTCCAGAACTACGGAAGGCTTGTCAAATCCAAGCTCGAGGACATGTCCTCTTCGGGACGCGTCCAGATGGACGATGAGAAGAAGAACCCGATGGACTTCGCGGTATGGAAGGCGGCGAAGCCTGGAGAGTGCTCCTGGGATTCCCCCTGGGGAAAGGGAAGGCCGGGATGGCATATCGAGTGCTCGGCTATGATCGACAGATATCTCGGAGAGCAGATCGATATACACGGCGGAGGAAACGACCTCATATTCCCCCACCACGAGAACGAGATCCTCCAGACAGAGGCTGTTACCGGCAAACCTCTGGCCAACTATTGGATGCACAACGGTATGCTCCAGGTCAAGGGTCACGGTATGACCAAAGAGGAGAAGATGTCGAAATCACTCGGCAACTTCTTCACGGTCAAGGATGTCGCTGCGAAGTATGATCCTCAAACTATCAGATTCTACTTCCTCAACACCCACTACATGAGTCCGCTCCTATACGGAGAGGACATGCTGGAGGAGGCAAAGGCAGCCAATTCCAGGATCATCAACAACTACAAGGACCTCAAGTCCTACGTCAAGAACGCTCCCGAAGGAGATGCTGACGCTAACGACTGCTGCGACACCATAGAGCAGTACAGGCAGGCATTCAGGGATGCCATGGACGACGACTTCAACACCCGCCAGGCGATCGAGGTCATCTTCCAGATGGTCAGGGCCACTAACAAGGCCATGAACGAGAAGACGCTCTGCAAGAAAGCGGCTCAAAAGCATATCGACCTCTTGGACGAGTTCAATGGTATCCTGAACATCATCCCTGCGCAGGATGGAGCAGACGACGGAACACTTGATGACGTTATGAACATCCTGATAGACCTTCGCGCAGAGCTCAGGAAGAACAAGATGTACTATCTGGCCGATATGATACGCGACAGGCTCAAAGAAGCAGGCGTCGTTCTTGAAGACTCCAAAGACGGAGCCAAATGGAAGAAGATTTGA
- a CDS encoding serine acetyltransferase, which yields MKVDPDDLAVAMENDPALIDENDAIKYHTGLQAVSMYRESHELWLKGEKEKAREINYKAHQLTGCDIHPGATIGKRFFIDHATGVVIGETTIIGDDVSIYQGVTLGGVSTSKGKRHPTLGNHIVIGCNASVLGNITIGSYVRIGAGSVVLSDVPDDCTVVGVPGRIVRYKGLKVECVLDHSDLPDPEEDEIAQLRQEIEDLKKQIAELKK from the coding sequence ATGAAGGTGGATCCGGACGATCTTGCAGTCGCAATGGAGAATGATCCCGCTCTCATAGATGAGAACGATGCGATCAAATACCACACTGGACTGCAAGCCGTGAGCATGTATAGGGAGAGCCACGAGCTTTGGCTCAAAGGAGAGAAGGAAAAGGCCAGGGAAATCAACTACAAGGCCCACCAGCTCACAGGATGTGACATCCACCCCGGAGCAACCATCGGAAAGAGGTTCTTCATCGACCATGCGACCGGCGTCGTCATCGGTGAGACCACGATCATCGGCGATGATGTTTCGATATATCAGGGAGTGACCTTAGGCGGAGTGTCCACAAGCAAAGGTAAGAGGCATCCTACCCTCGGAAACCACATCGTTATTGGATGCAACGCTTCCGTTCTCGGCAACATCACCATAGGCAGCTATGTCCGTATCGGGGCAGGCTCTGTCGTCCTGAGCGATGTCCCTGACGACTGTACCGTCGTCGGAGTTCCGGGCAGAATCGTCAGATACAAGGGGCTGAAGGTCGAATGCGTATTGGACCACAGCGATCTGCCCGACCCTGAGGAGGATGAGATCGCTCAACTCCGTCAGGAGATAGAGGATCTGAAGAAACAGATTGCAGAACTCAAGAAATAA
- a CDS encoding AMP phosphorylase, whose protein sequence is MKLTVRMSDITLSEPVVLLSRDDCLELGVNHNDRIRITGDRSIVSSLVMSDKVVSKGIISMPSTIMNRCGAIDGGEVDVAYSPMPESARSIRKKINGEELSKEEIESIVNDIMDGNLSEKEILAFVSSFNINNSNLTEIAYLTRSMASTGSTVDFGKKPVVDFHSLGGVPGNKITPIVVSIVASEGLTIPKMSSRAISSACGTSDYVDTFCDVEMDTEELLKAVDKTNGVFACGNENYAPVGSKIIKAERPMGIDPWPVMMASIMSKKVSIGITHLLVDIPMGSGSKIHDIETARRFARTIIDLGTILGIHIECAVSRADQPIGKAIGPILEARECISALEEGQGDPDVMEKACGMAGILLEMSGEKDGQSKAYDILKSGRAHRKFLEIVEAQNGDPGLKSSDLVPGGFVKDVHAKRSGIVQFIDNAGMVAIAKGAGCPSDLGAGIELLCKRGEKVEKGDTLFRIYAENQSKLERAIESARSRRPMEVQDRPINPSEDMMIERIPSKEMLDLIRFSKD, encoded by the coding sequence ATGAAGCTGACCGTACGGATGTCCGACATCACCCTCTCCGAACCAGTTGTACTTCTAAGCAGGGACGACTGTCTCGAACTGGGTGTGAATCATAACGATCGTATCCGCATTACCGGAGACCGTTCGATAGTATCTTCCCTGGTGATGTCAGACAAGGTTGTCAGCAAAGGCATAATCAGTATGCCTTCCACCATCATGAACCGCTGCGGAGCGATCGACGGCGGAGAGGTAGATGTCGCGTACTCCCCTATGCCTGAATCCGCCAGATCGATACGCAAGAAGATCAACGGAGAAGAACTATCCAAAGAGGAGATAGAATCCATCGTCAACGATATCATGGACGGAAACCTTTCCGAGAAAGAGATTTTGGCCTTCGTATCATCATTCAACATTAACAATTCCAACCTCACTGAGATCGCGTATCTCACAAGGTCCATGGCATCAACGGGATCAACTGTGGATTTCGGAAAGAAACCGGTTGTTGACTTCCACAGCCTGGGAGGAGTGCCCGGCAACAAGATCACGCCCATTGTGGTCTCTATTGTGGCATCGGAAGGTCTCACGATCCCCAAGATGTCCTCTCGTGCAATCAGCAGTGCATGCGGCACATCAGACTATGTCGATACCTTCTGCGATGTGGAGATGGATACCGAAGAGCTTCTGAAAGCTGTGGATAAAACCAATGGAGTCTTCGCCTGCGGGAACGAGAACTATGCACCTGTCGGAAGCAAGATAATCAAAGCCGAGCGGCCGATGGGAATCGATCCTTGGCCGGTGATGATGGCATCCATTATGAGCAAGAAGGTATCAATCGGCATTACCCATCTGCTAGTGGATATCCCCATGGGATCAGGATCCAAGATCCATGACATCGAAACGGCCAGAAGATTTGCCAGAACCATCATCGACCTCGGCACCATCCTGGGCATACACATCGAATGTGCTGTATCCCGTGCGGATCAACCGATCGGGAAGGCTATCGGGCCGATATTGGAAGCACGCGAGTGCATATCCGCCCTAGAGGAAGGACAGGGAGACCCCGACGTCATGGAAAAGGCGTGTGGCATGGCCGGAATCCTGTTGGAGATGTCTGGAGAGAAGGACGGTCAGTCTAAGGCCTATGACATACTGAAATCCGGACGTGCACACCGCAAATTCCTGGAGATCGTAGAGGCTCAGAATGGGGACCCTGGACTGAAATCGAGCGATCTGGTTCCCGGAGGATTCGTGAAGGATGTCCATGCGAAGAGATCGGGCATCGTACAGTTCATAGATAATGCAGGAATGGTTGCAATCGCGAAAGGAGCTGGTTGCCCGAGCGACCTGGGAGCCGGGATCGAGCTGCTATGCAAAAGAGGCGAAAAGGTCGAGAAGGGCGATACACTCTTCAGGATCTATGCTGAGAACCAAAGCAAACTAGAGCGTGCCATCGAATCGGCCAGATCCCGCCGTCCTATGGAAGTGCAGGACAGACCGATCAACCCCTCAGAAGACATGATGATCGAAAGGATTCCGTCCAAGGAGATGCTGGACCTGATAAGATTCTCGAAGGACTGA